From a region of the Streptomyces sp. NBC_00663 genome:
- a CDS encoding PhzA/PhzB family protein — MFTDHHDLRARNREAVEQYMRTGPEARLIRYTLYTDDGTASLFYTDIGRPIVVTGREKLKRHGELSLKVLPDWQWYDVQIYETQDPSVIWVECDGEGTIRFPGYPEGRYRNHFIHGFTLYDGKIAASREYTNPIEHMKSLSIETPHIRRDWIPTS; from the coding sequence GTGTTCACCGACCACCACGACCTGCGCGCCCGCAACCGCGAGGCCGTCGAGCAGTACATGCGCACCGGCCCCGAGGCCCGGCTCATCCGGTACACCCTCTACACCGACGACGGCACCGCGTCGCTGTTCTACACCGACATCGGCCGCCCCATCGTCGTCACCGGCCGCGAGAAGCTGAAGCGGCACGGCGAACTGTCGCTGAAGGTGCTGCCCGACTGGCAGTGGTACGACGTCCAGATCTACGAGACCCAGGACCCGTCCGTCATCTGGGTCGAGTGCGACGGCGAGGGCACGATCCGCTTCCCCGGCTATCCCGAGGGCCGCTACCGCAACCACTTCATCCACGGCTTCACCCTGTACGACGGGAAGATCGCCGCCAGCCGCGAGTACACCAACCCGATCGAGCACATGAAGTCGCTGAGCATCGAGACCCCGCACATCCGCCGGGACTGGATCCCCACGTCCTGA
- the phzG gene encoding phenazine biosynthesis FMN-dependent oxidase PhzG — protein sequence MAVTTRGGSSRSETLTGNLHVPFPEFIAPPAEPMGLLSAWLESAVTHNVREPRAMALATADARGRASSRIVALTKVTDTGIVFITHSDSRKGRDLAENPWASGVLYWRETTQQITLAGPVTQLSEAESESLWFARAVFTHAMTTVSRQSKPLDDLEHFARLRSEALDLGEPQRPLPRPATFVGYRLDPASIEFWGNGVDRLHERLHYERTDAGWQFSRLQP from the coding sequence ATGGCGGTGACCACCCGCGGCGGCTCCAGCCGCTCCGAGACCCTCACCGGCAACCTCCACGTGCCCTTCCCCGAGTTCATCGCACCCCCCGCCGAACCCATGGGGCTGCTGTCGGCATGGCTGGAGTCCGCCGTCACCCACAACGTCCGCGAGCCCCGCGCCATGGCCCTCGCCACCGCCGACGCCCGTGGCCGCGCCTCCTCGCGCATCGTCGCCCTCACCAAGGTGACGGACACCGGCATCGTGTTCATCACCCACTCCGACAGCCGCAAGGGCCGCGACCTCGCCGAGAACCCCTGGGCGTCCGGCGTCCTGTACTGGCGCGAGACCACCCAGCAGATCACCCTCGCCGGCCCGGTCACCCAGCTCTCCGAGGCCGAGTCCGAGTCCCTGTGGTTCGCGCGGGCCGTCTTCACCCACGCCATGACGACCGTCTCCCGGCAGAGCAAGCCCCTCGACGACCTGGAGCACTTCGCCCGGCTGCGCTCCGAGGCCCTCGACCTGGGCGAGCCGCAGCGCCCGCTGCCCCGGCCCGCCACGTTCGTCGGCTACCGCCTCGATCCCGCCAGCATCGAGTTCTGGGGCAACGGCGTCGACCGCCTCCACGAACGCCTCCACTACGAGCGCACGGACGCCGGCTGGCAGTTCAGCCGGCTCCAGCCCTGA
- a CDS encoding PhzF family phenazine biosynthesis protein, whose product MHTYVVVDAFAREPLTGNPVAVFFGADDLTGEQMQRIAREMNLSETTFVLRPRQDDTDAHVRIFTPVNELPFAGHPLLGTAIALGARTDADQLRIETAMGVVPFTLERADGKVVATSMRQPVPVWEPFDRTDELLEALGVHDSILPVDIYRNGPRHVLVGFESVEALSKVDPDHRALARFPDMATNCYAGEGSSWRNRMFSPAYGVVEDAATGSAAGPIAIHLARHGLIEYGQRIQITQGVEIGRPSPMGALAHGKGDHVTSVDVSGPGVVTIEGVLHV is encoded by the coding sequence ATGCATACGTACGTCGTCGTCGACGCGTTCGCGCGCGAACCCCTCACCGGCAACCCGGTGGCGGTGTTCTTCGGGGCCGACGACCTGACCGGCGAGCAGATGCAGCGCATCGCCCGGGAGATGAACCTGTCGGAGACCACCTTCGTGCTCCGCCCCCGCCAGGACGACACCGACGCCCATGTGCGGATCTTCACCCCGGTCAACGAACTGCCCTTCGCCGGCCACCCGTTGCTCGGCACGGCCATCGCCCTCGGTGCCCGCACCGACGCCGACCAGCTGCGCATCGAGACCGCCATGGGTGTCGTACCGTTCACCCTCGAACGCGCCGACGGCAAGGTCGTCGCCACGAGCATGCGGCAGCCGGTGCCCGTCTGGGAGCCCTTCGACCGCACCGACGAACTCCTCGAGGCCCTCGGCGTCCACGACTCCATCCTCCCGGTGGACATCTACCGCAACGGCCCCCGGCACGTCCTCGTCGGCTTCGAGAGCGTCGAAGCCCTCTCGAAGGTCGACCCCGACCACCGCGCCCTCGCCCGCTTCCCCGACATGGCGACCAACTGCTATGCCGGAGAAGGCAGTTCCTGGCGCAACCGCATGTTCTCGCCCGCCTACGGCGTCGTCGAGGACGCGGCCACCGGCTCCGCCGCGGGCCCCATCGCCATCCATCTCGCCCGGCACGGCCTCATCGAGTACGGGCAACGCATTCAGATCACCCAGGGCGTCGAGATCGGCCGCCCCTCACCCATGGGCGCGCTCGCCCACGGCAAGGGCGACCACGTCACCTCCGTCGACGTCTCGGGCCCCGGAGTGGTCACCATCGAAGGGGTGCTCCATGTCTGA
- a CDS encoding anthranilate synthase family protein — protein sequence MTYGDLLDQALNGPAQQPYALLHRPGATGPDVVEVLTGEVSLPAALADIDLPDSTRDGAHHEVLVVLPYRQLTERGFACSDDGTPLVAMAVTGQQRLPLDETLARIPDVPTTLSGGDFDVDDAAYEDVVRRIVKEMIGTGEGANFVIKRTFVADITDYGPRSAPALFRRLLTRESGAHWTFLIHTGTRILVGASPERHVSLQGGTAVMNPISGTYRYPSSGPTLSGVLQFLGDRKETDELYMVLDEELKMMARICPGGGRVVGPYLKEMAKVAHTEYFIEGRTDRDVRDILHETMFAPTVTGSPLESACRTITQYEPGGRAYYSGAAALIGRDADGERVMDSAILIRTADISAEGRIGIGVGATIVRHSDPASEAAETRAKAAALVSAFGGAAETERFADHPVVREALGQRNTSIADFWLTDAEAREAARPELAGRSVLVIDAEDTFTSMLDQQLRSLGLRVTVSRFDEPYSFDGHDLVVMGPGPGDPQELAHPKMAHLHAAVDTLLREGRPFLAVCLSHQVLGLRLGLPLRRRDTPNQGVQKAIDLFGGPERVGFYNTFALLADHDEFHADGIGPVRVSRDAATGEVHALSGPGFASMQFHPESVLTREGPRIVGTRLAALLTPAKAAHGA from the coding sequence ATGACGTACGGCGATCTGCTCGACCAGGCGCTGAACGGGCCCGCCCAGCAGCCGTACGCGCTGCTGCACCGCCCCGGCGCCACCGGTCCCGACGTCGTCGAGGTCCTGACGGGCGAGGTCTCCCTGCCCGCCGCCCTCGCCGACATCGACCTGCCGGACAGCACACGGGACGGCGCCCACCACGAGGTCCTCGTCGTCCTGCCCTACCGGCAGCTCACCGAACGGGGCTTCGCCTGCTCCGACGACGGCACCCCGCTCGTCGCCATGGCCGTCACCGGCCAGCAGCGGCTGCCCCTCGACGAGACCCTGGCCCGCATCCCGGACGTGCCGACCACCCTGTCCGGCGGTGACTTCGACGTCGACGACGCCGCCTACGAGGACGTCGTACGCCGCATCGTCAAGGAGATGATCGGCACCGGCGAGGGCGCCAACTTCGTCATCAAGCGCACCTTCGTCGCCGACATCACCGACTACGGCCCGCGCAGCGCCCCCGCCCTGTTCCGCCGGCTCCTCACCCGCGAGTCGGGCGCCCACTGGACGTTCCTCATCCACACCGGCACCCGCATCCTCGTCGGCGCCTCCCCGGAACGGCACGTCAGCCTCCAGGGCGGCACCGCCGTCATGAACCCCATCAGCGGCACCTACCGCTACCCCTCGTCCGGGCCCACCCTCTCCGGCGTCCTTCAGTTCCTCGGCGACCGCAAGGAGACCGACGAGCTGTACATGGTCCTCGACGAGGAACTCAAGATGATGGCCCGGATCTGCCCCGGCGGCGGCCGGGTCGTCGGCCCGTACCTGAAGGAAATGGCGAAGGTCGCGCACACCGAGTACTTCATCGAGGGCCGTACCGACCGCGACGTCCGCGACATCCTGCACGAGACGATGTTCGCGCCCACCGTCACCGGCAGCCCGCTGGAGAGCGCCTGCCGCACCATCACCCAGTACGAGCCCGGTGGCCGCGCCTACTACAGCGGCGCCGCGGCCCTGATCGGGCGGGACGCGGACGGCGAGCGGGTCATGGACTCCGCGATCCTCATCCGCACCGCCGACATCAGCGCCGAAGGCCGCATCGGCATCGGCGTCGGCGCCACCATCGTGCGCCACTCCGACCCCGCCTCCGAGGCCGCCGAGACCCGCGCCAAGGCCGCCGCCCTGGTCTCCGCCTTCGGCGGCGCGGCGGAGACCGAGCGCTTCGCCGACCACCCCGTGGTCCGTGAGGCCCTCGGCCAGCGCAACACCTCCATCGCCGACTTCTGGCTCACCGACGCCGAAGCCCGCGAGGCGGCCCGCCCCGAACTCGCCGGACGCAGTGTCCTCGTCATCGACGCCGAGGACACCTTCACCTCCATGCTGGACCAGCAACTGCGGTCCCTGGGCCTGCGGGTGACCGTCAGCCGCTTCGACGAGCCCTACTCCTTCGACGGCCACGACCTGGTCGTCATGGGCCCGGGCCCCGGCGACCCGCAGGAACTCGCCCACCCCAAGATGGCCCACCTGCACGCGGCCGTCGACACCCTGCTGCGCGAGGGACGCCCCTTCCTCGCCGTCTGCCTCAGCCACCAGGTCCTCGGCCTGCGCCTCGGGCTGCCGCTGCGCCGCAGGGACACACCCAACCAGGGTGTGCAGAAGGCGATCGACCTGTTCGGCGGCCCCGAACGCGTCGGCTTCTACAACACGTTCGCCCTGCTCGCCGACCACGACGAGTTCCACGCGGACGGCATCGGCCCCGTCCGGGTGAGCCGCGACGCGGCCACCGGCGAGGTGCACGCGCTGAGCGGCCCCGGCTTCGCCTCCATGCAATTCCACCCGGAATCCGTGCTCACCCGAGAGGGACCGCGCATCGTGGGGACGCGCCTGGCCGCTCTGCTCACCCCGGCGAAGGCCGCCCACGGGGCCTGA
- a CDS encoding isochorismatase family protein has product MTGIPPISAYPLPAQGDLPPAAVTWKADPTRAVLLVHDMQRYFLEPFPDSLRDDLIRGAAQLRERCAALGVPVAYTAQPGGMTDEQRGLLKDFWGPGMRTTPEDRQVVDALAPAADDWLLTKWRYSAFFKTELLQRMRAAGRDQLILCGVYAHVGVLATAVEAYTNDIQPFFVADATADFSQEYHRSALTYAAERCARVLTAKEVFA; this is encoded by the coding sequence ATGACCGGCATACCTCCCATCTCCGCGTACCCGCTGCCCGCCCAGGGCGACCTGCCGCCGGCCGCCGTCACCTGGAAGGCCGACCCCACCCGGGCCGTCCTCCTCGTCCACGACATGCAGCGGTACTTCCTCGAACCGTTCCCCGACAGCCTCCGCGACGACCTGATACGCGGCGCGGCGCAGCTGCGCGAGCGCTGCGCCGCCCTCGGTGTCCCCGTCGCCTACACCGCCCAGCCCGGCGGCATGACCGACGAACAGCGCGGTCTGCTCAAGGACTTCTGGGGCCCCGGCATGCGCACCACGCCCGAGGACCGCCAGGTCGTCGACGCCCTCGCCCCGGCCGCCGACGACTGGCTGCTCACCAAGTGGCGCTACAGCGCCTTCTTCAAGACCGAACTGCTCCAGCGGATGCGGGCCGCCGGCCGCGACCAGCTCATCCTGTGCGGGGTCTACGCCCACGTGGGAGTCCTCGCCACCGCCGTCGAGGCCTACACCAACGACATCCAGCCGTTCTTCGTCGCGGACGCCACAGCGGACTTCTCCCAGGAGTACCACCGCTCGGCTCTCACCTACGCCGCCGAGCGCTGCGCCCGCGTCCTCACCGCGAAAGAGGTGTTCGCATGA
- a CDS encoding 3-deoxy-7-phosphoheptulonate synthase: MNEVVKDVTRDIRVREALQQPEWSDLLQLSRVGEALTSRPTLVQPDDVATMRTLLGKVAAGEALVVQSGDCAEDPQDCTPEHVARKVAVLDLLAGALGLITGKPVLRAGRIAGQFAKPRSKPTEVIDGVELPSFRGHMVNAPEADAESRRADPLRILTGYMAASDVVDHLGWRERGAGRDVVNPRVWTSHEALLLDYEVPMLRVDEQGRLFLGSTHWPWIGERTRQVDGAHVAMLAQVSNPVACKVGPSMEPEELLALCERLDPWRDPGKLTLIARMGAGNVADRLPRLVEAVREAGHPAIWLTDPVHGNTVNAPSGHKTRLVETVALEVSRFVTAVRDAGGVAGGLHLETTPDDVTECAYNKDDLHTVGGERYTSFCDPRLTARQAMSVVESWTA, from the coding sequence ATGAACGAAGTCGTGAAGGACGTCACCCGGGACATCCGTGTCCGCGAGGCGTTGCAGCAGCCCGAGTGGAGCGACCTGCTCCAGCTGAGCCGGGTCGGCGAGGCACTCACCTCCCGCCCCACCCTCGTACAGCCCGACGACGTGGCCACCATGCGCACCCTGCTCGGCAAGGTCGCGGCCGGCGAGGCCCTGGTCGTGCAGTCCGGGGACTGCGCCGAGGACCCGCAGGACTGCACCCCCGAGCACGTCGCCCGCAAGGTCGCCGTCCTCGACCTGCTCGCCGGGGCCCTCGGCCTGATCACCGGCAAGCCCGTCCTGCGCGCCGGGCGTATCGCGGGCCAGTTCGCCAAGCCCCGCTCCAAGCCCACCGAGGTCATCGACGGCGTCGAACTCCCCTCGTTCCGTGGGCACATGGTCAACGCCCCCGAGGCGGACGCCGAGAGCCGGCGCGCCGACCCGCTGCGCATCCTCACCGGCTACATGGCCGCCAGCGACGTCGTCGACCACCTCGGCTGGCGTGAGCGCGGCGCGGGCCGCGACGTCGTCAACCCCCGCGTGTGGACCAGCCACGAGGCGCTGCTCCTCGACTACGAGGTGCCCATGCTCCGCGTGGACGAGCAGGGCCGGCTGTTCCTCGGCTCGACCCACTGGCCGTGGATCGGCGAGCGCACCCGTCAGGTCGACGGCGCCCACGTCGCCATGCTCGCCCAGGTCAGCAACCCGGTCGCCTGCAAGGTCGGTCCCTCCATGGAGCCCGAGGAGCTGCTGGCGCTGTGCGAGCGGCTCGACCCGTGGCGCGACCCGGGCAAGCTCACCCTGATCGCGCGGATGGGCGCCGGCAACGTCGCCGACCGGCTGCCGCGCCTGGTCGAGGCCGTGCGCGAGGCCGGCCACCCGGCGATCTGGCTGACCGACCCGGTGCACGGCAACACTGTCAACGCGCCCAGCGGCCACAAGACCCGCCTGGTGGAGACCGTTGCCCTGGAGGTCTCCCGCTTCGTCACCGCCGTACGCGACGCCGGTGGTGTCGCCGGCGGACTGCACCTGGAGACCACGCCCGACGACGTCACCGAGTGCGCCTACAACAAGGACGACCTCCACACCGTCGGCGGCGAGCGCTACACCTCCTTCTGCGACCCCCGCCTCACCGCGCGGCAGGCCATGTCCGTCGTCGAGTCCTGGACCGCCTGA
- a CDS encoding PhzA/PhzB family protein, with translation MSESVGTKAASAEFTDASEVRSHNRAIVEQYMKTLGQDRLRRHELFTEDGVGGLWTTDTGSPVATHGRDRLGEHAVWSLKCFPDWEWYNVRIFETDDPNHFWVECDGRGKIRFGDYPEGLYENHFLHSFEFEDGKIKRQREFMNPFQQLRALGIPVPEIKRTGIPT, from the coding sequence GTGTCCGAATCCGTAGGCACCAAGGCGGCATCCGCCGAATTCACCGACGCGTCGGAGGTGCGGAGCCACAACCGCGCCATCGTCGAGCAGTACATGAAGACCCTCGGGCAGGACCGGCTGCGCCGGCACGAGCTGTTCACCGAGGACGGTGTCGGCGGACTGTGGACCACCGACACCGGCTCACCCGTCGCCACCCACGGCCGCGACCGGCTCGGTGAGCACGCCGTGTGGTCCCTGAAGTGCTTCCCGGACTGGGAGTGGTACAACGTCCGGATCTTCGAGACGGACGACCCCAACCACTTCTGGGTCGAGTGCGACGGCCGCGGCAAGATCCGCTTCGGGGACTACCCCGAGGGCCTCTACGAGAACCACTTCCTGCATTCCTTCGAGTTCGAGGACGGGAAGATCAAGCGCCAGCGCGAGTTCATGAACCCGTTCCAGCAGCTGCGCGCCCTCGGCATTCCGGTCCCCGAGATCAAGCGCACCGGAATCCCCACCTGA
- the aroC gene encoding chorismate synthase, whose product MSRLRWLTAGESHGPALVATLEGLPAGVPITTEMVADHLARRRLGHGRGARMKFERDEVTFLGGVRHGLTLGSPVAVMVGNTEWPKWQQVMSADPVDPEILARLARNAPLTRPRPGHADLAGMQKYGFDEARPILERASARETAARVALGAVARSYLKETAGIEIVSHVIELCSVKAPQGVYPTPADVEKLDADPLRCLDADTSKAMVAEVDQAHKDGDTLGGVVEVLAYGVPVGLGSHVHWDRKLDARLAGALMGIQAIKGVEIGDGFELARVPGSKAHDEIVNTPEGIRRVSGRSGGTEGGLTTGELLRVRAAMKPIATVPRALQTIDVTTGEAAPANHQRSDVSAVPAAGIVAEAMVALVLADAVAEKFGGDNVVETRRNVQSYLDHLHIS is encoded by the coding sequence ATGAGCAGGTTGCGCTGGCTCACCGCGGGGGAGTCCCACGGTCCCGCGCTCGTCGCGACACTGGAGGGCCTTCCCGCCGGCGTGCCGATCACCACGGAGATGGTGGCGGACCACCTGGCCAGACGCCGCCTCGGCCACGGCCGCGGCGCGCGCATGAAGTTCGAGCGCGACGAAGTGACGTTCCTCGGCGGCGTCCGGCACGGCCTCACCCTCGGCTCGCCGGTCGCCGTCATGGTGGGCAACACCGAGTGGCCCAAGTGGCAGCAGGTCATGTCGGCCGACCCCGTCGACCCGGAGATCCTGGCCAGGCTCGCTCGAAACGCGCCCCTGACCCGCCCGCGTCCCGGTCATGCCGACCTCGCGGGGATGCAGAAGTACGGCTTTGACGAGGCTCGGCCCATCCTGGAGCGTGCCTCGGCGCGTGAGACGGCGGCGCGGGTGGCGCTGGGCGCGGTCGCCCGGTCGTACCTGAAGGAGACGGCCGGGATCGAGATCGTCAGCCATGTCATCGAGCTGTGTTCGGTGAAGGCGCCGCAGGGTGTGTACCCGACCCCGGCCGATGTGGAGAAGCTGGACGCCGATCCGCTGCGCTGCCTGGACGCGGACACGTCGAAGGCGATGGTGGCGGAGGTCGACCAGGCCCACAAGGACGGCGACACCCTCGGCGGTGTCGTCGAGGTCCTGGCCTACGGCGTCCCGGTCGGCCTCGGCTCACACGTCCACTGGGACCGCAAGCTGGACGCCCGCCTCGCCGGTGCGCTCATGGGCATCCAGGCCATCAAGGGTGTCGAGATCGGCGACGGCTTCGAGCTCGCGCGCGTGCCCGGCTCCAAGGCGCACGACGAGATCGTCAACACGCCCGAGGGCATCCGCCGCGTCTCCGGCCGCTCCGGCGGCACCGAGGGCGGCCTGACCACCGGCGAACTGCTGCGCGTGCGCGCCGCGATGAAGCCCATCGCCACCGTGCCCCGCGCCCTCCAGACCATCGACGTCACCACCGGCGAGGCCGCCCCCGCCAACCACCAGCGCTCCGACGTCTCCGCGGTCCCGGCCGCCGGGATCGTCGCCGAGGCGATGGTCGCGCTCGTCCTCGCCGACGCGGTCGCCGAGAAGTTCGGCGGCGACAACGTCGTCGAGACCCGCCGCAACGTCCAGTCCTACCTCGACCACCTGCACATCAGCTGA
- a CDS encoding polyprenyl synthetase family protein codes for MTSTRTSPVQAVEDALRRFFADRRDEAAAIGPACVDAVTELETYVLRGGKRVRPTFAWLGWLGAGGDENADGTAGGATAASVARVGAALELFHAAALIHDDVVDAAPTRRGAPAAHVMFAGLHRDRCWNGDAELFGTGAAILTGDLAQGWAEDLVHTSGLPAPALARVVPVWSALRTEVLCGQLLDVTAEAAGEEDIDTPQRVNQYKTASYTVERPLHIGAAIAGADAELIAAYRAFGSDIGIAFQLRDDLLGVFGTPEETGKPSGGDLIQGKRTVLFAAALKYADQRDPDAAKFLRTKIGTPITDDELTAMRAVITDVGAVDHVERDITRRTERALAALRSSSATDYAKDELTAMAISATQRTS; via the coding sequence ATGACGAGCACTCGAACCAGCCCCGTTCAGGCCGTCGAGGACGCGCTCCGCCGGTTCTTCGCCGACCGCAGGGACGAGGCCGCGGCGATCGGCCCGGCCTGCGTCGACGCGGTCACCGAGCTGGAGACGTATGTACTGCGCGGCGGCAAGCGCGTCCGCCCGACCTTCGCCTGGCTCGGCTGGCTCGGCGCCGGAGGCGACGAGAACGCCGACGGCACGGCGGGCGGTGCCACGGCCGCGTCGGTGGCCCGTGTCGGCGCCGCCCTGGAGCTGTTCCACGCCGCCGCCCTGATCCACGACGACGTCGTCGATGCCGCCCCCACCCGCCGCGGCGCGCCCGCCGCCCACGTGATGTTCGCGGGCCTGCACCGGGACCGCTGCTGGAACGGCGACGCGGAACTCTTCGGCACGGGCGCCGCGATCCTGACCGGAGACCTCGCCCAGGGCTGGGCCGAGGACCTCGTCCACACCTCCGGGCTGCCAGCACCGGCGCTGGCCCGGGTCGTCCCGGTCTGGTCGGCCCTGCGCACCGAGGTGCTGTGCGGCCAGCTGCTCGACGTCACGGCCGAGGCGGCGGGCGAGGAGGACATCGACACGCCCCAGCGCGTCAACCAGTACAAGACGGCCTCGTACACGGTGGAACGCCCGCTGCACATCGGCGCCGCCATCGCCGGCGCGGACGCCGAACTCATCGCCGCCTACCGCGCGTTCGGAAGCGACATCGGCATCGCCTTCCAGCTGCGCGACGACCTGCTCGGTGTGTTCGGCACCCCCGAGGAGACCGGCAAGCCGTCCGGCGGCGACCTCATCCAGGGCAAGCGCACCGTGCTGTTCGCGGCGGCGCTGAAGTACGCCGACCAGCGCGACCCGGACGCCGCGAAGTTCCTCCGCACGAAGATCGGTACCCCGATCACCGACGACGAGCTCACCGCGATGCGCGCCGTCATCACCGACGTCGGCGCGGTGGACCACGTGGAGCGCGACATCACCCGGCGCACCGAGCGCGCGCTCGCCGCACTGCGGTCGAGCAGCGCCACCGACTACGCGAAGGACGAACTGACCGCGATGGCGATCAGCGCCACCCAGCGGACGTCGTAA
- a CDS encoding sigma factor-like helix-turn-helix DNA-binding protein, with amino-acid sequence MRRADEFTKLRPLLYAIAYRILGDTRAAQYAVQAAWLRWMAAPAEPASVEGHLAAEVTRIAVRSLQSARVARGEVVGPLLADSGLADPDRPAELADSLSLSALMVLERLSPLERAVFVLREAFGCGDERIAAALGCSEEACRQLLAAVATVSDGGREPLPWPTCVAGAENVARILAAIVPPLGRVGITLDESLVGDRAGWVFRDRDGTVLHALVLDVQDGRAQRLHLVVHPGGHADPVAEACAILREADRAR; translated from the coding sequence GTGCGCAGAGCCGACGAGTTCACGAAGCTGCGGCCCCTGCTGTACGCGATCGCCTACCGGATCCTGGGCGACACACGTGCCGCCCAGTACGCGGTGCAGGCGGCCTGGCTGCGCTGGATGGCCGCGCCGGCCGAGCCCGCCTCCGTCGAGGGGCATCTGGCGGCCGAGGTCACCCGGATCGCGGTCAGGTCCCTTCAGTCGGCGCGTGTGGCGCGCGGCGAGGTCGTCGGGCCGTTGCTCGCCGACAGCGGGCTGGCGGACCCGGACCGGCCGGCGGAGCTGGCGGACTCGCTGTCGCTGTCGGCGCTGATGGTGCTGGAGCGGCTGTCCCCGCTGGAGCGCGCGGTGTTCGTGCTGCGGGAGGCGTTCGGGTGCGGTGACGAGCGGATCGCGGCGGCCCTCGGGTGTTCCGAGGAGGCCTGCCGTCAGCTGCTCGCCGCGGTCGCGACGGTCAGCGACGGGGGGCGTGAACCGCTGCCGTGGCCCACGTGTGTGGCGGGTGCCGAGAACGTGGCGCGGATACTCGCGGCGATCGTGCCGCCGCTCGGGCGGGTGGGCATCACCCTGGACGAGTCCCTGGTGGGCGACCGGGCCGGCTGGGTCTTCCGCGACCGGGACGGCACCGTGCTGCACGCGCTGGTGCTCGACGTCCAGGACGGGCGGGCGCAGCGTCTCCATCTGGTCGTGCACCCCGGTGGGCATGCCGATCCGGTGGCCGAGGCCTGCGCGATCCTCCGCGAGGCCGACCGGGCACGCTGA
- a CDS encoding DUF3099 domain-containing protein produces the protein MSRTPRHRDEPRAESITRARPGLSQDLRGRQRRYVTAMLVRTACVVVMALTWNRWPAVAVCALAGGVLIPYVAVVAAQAGWRQQRGVRPELVRPVTEPAPRVVLEPTLVLPPEQNTAA, from the coding sequence ATGAGCCGAACGCCGCGGCACCGGGACGAGCCCCGGGCCGAGTCCATCACCCGGGCCCGCCCCGGCCTGTCCCAGGACCTGCGCGGCCGTCAGCGCCGCTACGTCACCGCCATGCTGGTGCGCACCGCGTGCGTCGTCGTGATGGCACTCACCTGGAACCGCTGGCCGGCCGTCGCGGTCTGCGCCCTGGCCGGCGGGGTCCTCATCCCGTACGTCGCGGTCGTCGCCGCGCAGGCCGGCTGGCGCCAGCAGCGGGGCGTACGGCCCGAACTGGTCCGCCCCGTCACCGAACCCGCGCCCCGGGTCGTCCTCGAACCCACCCTGGTCCTGCCACCGGAACAGAACACGGCGGCCTGA